The following coding sequences are from one Chanos chanos chromosome 12, fChaCha1.1, whole genome shotgun sequence window:
- the LOC115825125 gene encoding serine/threonine-protein kinase Sgk1, whose product MAVTEAGCDLTYCKMRGIVSLLAAFIKERKMGLNDFIQKLVSTPHICQHSEVGAFLKIDENQNEATEEDGLRSPQFCLSSQRSSLAEETQIKPSDFDYLKIIGKGSFGKVLLARHKESAQYYAVKVLQKKIILKKKEQKHIMAERSVLMKNIKHPFLVGLHYSFQTTDKLYFVLDYVNGGELFYHLQRERVFLEPRARFYAAEIASALGYLHSLHIVYRDLKPENILLDSQGHIVLTDFGLCKEGLEPNGTTTTFCGTPEYLAPEVLQKQAYDRTVDWWCLGSVLYEMLYGLPPFYSRNTAEMYNNILHKSLVLKPNVSNAGRELLEGLLQKDRTKRLGARDDFLELKYHSFFSPINWDDLMARKITPPFVPAVTGPTDLRHFDPEFTHLPVSSSVCNTDNLHVTSSIREAAGAFPGFSYGPPADHAFM is encoded by the exons ATGGCTGTGACCGAGGCTGGATGCGATTTAACTTACTGCAAAATGAGGGGAATTGTTTCTCTTCTCGCTG CTTTCATTAAAGAGAGGAAGATGGGCTTGAACGATTTCATCCAGAAGCTGGTGTCCACCCCTCATATTTGTCAGCA CTCAGAGGTTGGCGCCTTCCTGAAGATTGATGAGAACCAGAATGAGGCGACGGAGGAAGATGGACTTAGGTCACCACAG TTTTGCCTGAGTTCACAGAGGAGCTCCCTGGCTGAGGAGACTCA GATCAAGCCGTCTGATTTCGATTACTTGAAAATCATTGGAAAGGGGAGCTTTGGAAAG GTTCTGTTGGCTAGACACAAGGAGAGTGCTCAGTATTACGCTGTGAAGGTCCTGCAAAAGAAAATCATTCTGAAGAAGAAAGAG CAAAAACATATCATGGCTGAACGTAGTGTactaatgaaaaacatcaaacatccTTTCCTGGTGGGACTCCACTACTCATTCCAGACCACAGACAAGCTGTACTTTGTGTTGGACTACGTTAATGGAGGAGAG ttgtTCTACCACCTCCAACGTGAGAGGGTGTTTTTGGAGCCCCGGGCCAGGTTCTACGCTGCTGAGATTGCTAGTGCACTTGGCTACCTCCATTCTCTGCACATCGTTTACAG AGATCTCAAGCCAGAGAACATTCTACTTGACTCTCAGGGTCACATTGTCCTGACTGACTTTGGCCTCTGCAAAGAGGGTCTGGAACCCAATGGAACGACCACCACTTTCTGTGGAACTCCTGAG TACTTGGCACCTGAGGTGCTGCAGAAACAGGCCTATGACCGCACTGTGGACTGGTGGTGCTTGGGATCTGTGCTCTATGAGATGTTGTATGGACTG CCCCCATTCTATAGTCGCAACACAGCAGAGATGTACAACAACATCCTTCACAAATCTCTTGTGCTGAAGCCCAATGTGTCCAACGCTGGCCGAGAACTCTTAGAGGGTCTGCTGCAAAAGGACCGTACCAAAAGGCTTGGAGCACGGGATGACTTT ctggaGCTGAAGTACCACAGCTTCTTCTCACCCATTAACTGGGATGACTTGATGGCCAGGAAGATCACCCCACCCTTTGTCCCTGCAGTG acgGGACCCACTGATCTCCGGCACTTTGACCCCGAGTTCACCCACCTCCCTGTGTCTTCGTCCGTGTGCAATACCGACAACCTGCATGTAACCAGCAGCATCCGAGAGGCCGCTGGTGCCTTCCCGGGCTTCTCTTACGGACCCCCAGCCGATCATGCCTTCATGTAG